The genome window CCTTTAAAAACCCCAAATTTTTTATCTTCTTCTTCTCTTCATCCGTTAAATAAAACTTCATAAATCCCCCTTTTTATTTAATTTCCTTCTATATATATAACGGATAAGAAGGCAAAAAGGTTACCACCTTTTTTATCTAATCTCATCTAATCTTGGGGCAGATTGCGACGCCAATTTTTATTAGCAGAATTAAAAATAAAAACTGAATTATAAGATAGTTAAGGATAGGTATTCTCTTTTTAAGTTTTTCTTTCCTTGAATTTATCTTATAAATTAATATAATTTTAAATTATGGAGATTAATATCTTGGAGGAGTTTTTTAATATTTGTGATGAGCCGATTTTCAAGTGTATCAATTGTGGTGTCTGTAGTGCCAGTTGTCCGATTAGTAAGTTTATGGAATTAAGTCCCCAGAAACTTATCTTCTATTTAGTTAATAATAAGAAAGAGGTATTAGAAAAGAATACTATTTGGCTTTGTGCCTCTTGTCTTAATTGTCAGGCAAGATGCCGAAAAGATATTGACTTCTCAAGGGTTGCCGATGCCTTACGTCATATTTATCTTCGGGAGATCGCAAGAAAGAAGTGGCTTTTAGAATTGGAAATTGATAAGATAAAAAGAGAAATCCTTACAAAAAGTCCCCAACAACTATTTATTGCCCTCCAAAGAAAATTTGCTTACTATTGATTATGAGGTATTTATATTATCCCGGTTGTACCTTAAAAAC of candidate division WOR-3 bacterium contains these proteins:
- a CDS encoding 4Fe-4S dicluster domain-containing protein; translated protein: MEINILEEFFNICDEPIFKCINCGVCSASCPISKFMELSPQKLIFYLVNNKKEVLEKNTIWLCASCLNCQARCRKDIDFSRVADALRHIYLREIARKKWLLELEIDKIKREILTKSPQQLFIALQRKFAYY